The Fusarium fujikuroi IMI 58289 draft genome, chromosome FFUJ_chr05 DNA segment AGAGTATTAGACGGTAGGAAATCAAGAAATCTGCTGCACGTATTCGCCGTGCTGACCCGTTCAACTAGCATCTCGTACTGAGTGGAAGGCCGAGTGGGATGTATTAGGAATACTGGAGGGAAATGAAGACTCTGTGTACCACTTTGCCTTGGGCGATCCTCACGCCGGTTATCTGGGATTCATTGCTACGACGCAATACTTCAATGTCACCGCTCCGAGACTCTGGACCACGATCACCTCCGCGTGGACTCCCCTTACAATACAAAGCATGTCTTTTTCAGGGGTTGCAACGTCCGCTAAGCAGCCACTCCCAACATCTACGGCCACAGATCAGAGCTCGGATTCAAATACTGATCCAAATCCCGACTCTGGAATGACCAAGGGCGAAGTTGCTGGTGCCGCGGTTGGGGGCACCATCGGCGGTCTAATACTTCTTGGGGTTGTCGGATGGTTCATCTGGAGACGATTAGGACGAAGCGAAAAAGATACAGGCGTCTCAGTGGTCTCTCAGagtcaccaccaacaattCCACTCTTCCGAGACAAAGGCTGAGCTACCTGGTGACTCGGCACTGGGGATGAATCCTTCAGGGTATGCTAGAAGTCCACCGGGGCTGCATGAAGCGCCTTGACGGAGAGGGATTCAACCATAAACTAGAGTTGAAATACTGCGGGGAAGATTACTCGTAATGCGATAGGTTATGGACATTCAAGAATTAGCCCACATCATACTTCATGATCACTCAAAGGCCTCACGAGAAATTGAGGGGCCAGCTAATTTTGGCCATGTAGTTGACCGCCGCCAATAAAATTAAACTCTAGGCTGCGAACACTGGTGACGAATGAGGATACGCCGATGCAAGAATCTACTCAAAAGCCTTTATACAATGGCCAATAATAAACATCGCTACAATCCGATGAACCCTGGATAACTCGGGATTTCTATCCCTTAGGTTTGACTGCCATTCCAAAAAGACCGTTCACATTGGTTTCAGTATTTGAATCAAAGCCTGGTCCACAAAAAAGGCTTGCGAATACTTATCTTGCTCGGCAATCGTAACACATAGACATTCTGTGGCTATACAAATCTGACCTGTTGAAAAACCAACACATTACCCTCATTGGATGATATCAAAATCAGTGTGCGGGGTAATGGTTCATTGGCTGATAGGATTCAAGTAACCGACGTGCTACATTCTTGGGCTCGTGAGTGTTTCCAAAGTCTAATATGATATCGTCTTAGCATCGCTCACGCCGCTGGACTCTTGGCGCGGCTATTCAGCGTCTAGAGTTGTCGGTGGCGGCGTGAATGACTGGCGTATATTTTTTTTGGCCTACTTGGAAATCCATGCCGACATCAGCCACCAAACTCTGAGTGCTGGTTCAGACTCTCAGACAGGAGTGCTCAATTATGATAAATAGGCGTCTCTCGCCCTTACATGAATCCCTTTCATCCATACCATCAAATCTTTTGCACCACTCTAAGTCTGCAGGTTTGGATAGGCGACACATAACTCCCCACATCTTGACTTCAGTCTACAACACCCATCATGCAACTGAATTGGGTTTTCCTTTTGGGATCCTCACTCGCCAGCCTAGCAGCTTGTCAAGGAGGGCCACTCACTTCGCCCCCCCGTGAGCCCGCGAGATTCGCTGGCCCCTGGCGATTCGGCCCATTCGATGACGGGTTTCAAGttctcaccaacaacgaACGCTACAGACACGGTGAGACCATCAAGGTCACGCTTTTGGGTGGTAGTGACACCATTGAAAATGTGACTGCTGCGCAGCTGAATACCGCGAAAAGTGAATTTGGGCCAAAAACGGACACGCTGCGATGTATGATGGAATTCCACTCTGTAGTTTTGCGAGAGTTATACTAATGTGATCGTACAGTGCCAAAGGAAGGAAATACCTATTTGTGGACGGCTCAGTATGACATCAACCACTATTTGAAGAATGGTGAAGACGCTGTTTACAGGTTCCAATTCCAAGTATCTGAATTGTTCGGAAGGCCAGTGTATGAAAAGTCCGCATACTTCAATGTCAGTATGCCGGATAGTTCCAAGAAACGCCTCCCCGCGGCTTCAGGAACACCAAGCTTGGTACGAAAATCACCCACCTCGCAATCTACCAAAAAACCCCAACCTGACCCTACAGCCACTGCGAAACCGTCCCGCAAAAACCGCAAAACCCGCAAAAAAGTCAAACCGAGTATAAAGTCTGGGTTGACAGGTCCTCAGGTGGCAGGTATCGCCATCGGCGCTGTGGCTGCCTTTGTCCTCACGCTGCTTGGTTTCTGCTGGGGGTATAACCGGATAAGAGTGGCAAGGCAGCTACAAAAGTCGCACGAGTTTGAACTCAGAAACATGGAACGTGAAGTGCGCACCTTGAAGGATACGGTATCGAAACTCAGCTCCTGATGTGAGATGCGCTCGAAATTAGTAGCATAGAGATACAAGACATTGCTGCTATTGAGCAAATTCGCAGGAATTGAAGATTTCTTCTGAATCAAACTGTCTGTCAATGACAGGCTACATCGGCACTTAGTCTGGCCAGGGATTAAAATCGCTCAGAATTAATGCTCTCGGTATATACGTgccgatgttgttgttgacttgTGCTCGGCTGAATTAGTCATCGTATTACGACTGAAGCTCCCTCTGACTCACACGCCCAATTGGCTGAGTACAAAAAGCTGATTCATGTATTCCAGGCATCGATACAACATCGAGAAAAAAATCAAAAGCGCAAAAATGAGTCTCCAATTTACTACTCTCGATGTtttcaccaccaccgccttTGAGGGCAATCCTTTGGCAGTGGTGACGATACCCCCACCAAGCCAACAAGCTCCCCTCACCCAGTCTCAAAAGCAACGCATCGCCCGCGAATTCAACCTCTCCGAGACTGTTTTTGTTCATGATGTTGAAAATCGCGATGAAACAGACGAGAGGAAGATCGATATCTTTACCCCGAAATTCGAATTGCCATTTGCGGGGCATCCGACTATCGGCACAGCTCTGTTTCTTCAGCCCCAAGGTGTCAAGACTATGATTGCAAAGGCGGGCAGACTCGATCTCCAGTTCGAAAACGGTTCTGCGCGTGCTTTAATTCCGCATGATGTCAAGCTTCATAAAGAGCGCTTGCCAAAGCATGAGATTGAAGCTGGTTGGGATGATAAACTGGCCAAGGTCGCTGCCGCTGATGAAGGCGCACCGCTGTTTAGCATTGTCAACGGAATGACTTTCGCGCTTGTGGAACTCCCATCTCTGGAGCTACTCGGCGCTGCAAAGGTCGGGGCTATGACTTACATCGACGGCAATTTGCAGGATGACGGCTGGAAACACGACTTTGACTCTAGGCGCTACTACTACACTCTCCTAGAGGGGGAGACATCATCTGACGGAAAGCATGTACAGAATCTTCGTACGCGACTTGTCAAGCGCAATATGGAGGATCCGGCGACCGGAAGTGCTGCGTGCGCGTTGTCGTGTTACTTGGCGTTGCACAAGCTTTCTGCGACCTCGATCAGGTTCAATATCACGCAGGGTGTTGAGATGGGGCGGGAGAGTCTGATTGTGGTAGATGTTGAGGTCGAGACGGATGGAGCTGGGGAGAGAAAGGTAAAGAGTGTTCATCTTAGTGGAACAGCCGTCGAGGTGATGAAGGGTACAGTCAGAGTGCCTCAGTGAAGGCTGCCATAGTGACTATGACTGCACCTACTTGATATGTAGTTTGACAATTGCACTTATGTATCTTTGAATCTTAGAAAATCCGTTGCTCGTAGTGCTCAAGAGTGACATTGATGCTTGTGCACAACAGACCCACGAGGATGTATCAGGCAGAACCAGCGTCAGGGGATTGATGCATTTGAGGCTTGCCAGCAGCCTCTTTTTCTATTGCCAGTGATTCCAACAATGATTTTCACCGAAATATGTAAACTCTTTGTGAGCAATCCCGATCACAAATTACCAATGACTAGCATATCAAGGCAGTCAGGCGAGATCATGGACCACTGCAATGCAGGCATCCGACAAACTGCAATATTGCCGGATACTTGCCGGGCTCTAGAGTTTTTCTTACGTTTGGATGTGAATGGCATCGCAGCACTGCTGCTGTAGTGGATCAAACTAAGTAGGTATTGACCAGGTAGGGTCAACTTATTCTGTCGTAGGCATTCCTCA contains these protein-coding regions:
- a CDS encoding related to phenazine biosynthesis protein phzC, with the translated sequence MSLQFTTLDVFTTTAFEGNPLAVVTIPPPSQQAPLTQSQKQRIAREFNLSETVFVHDVENRDETDERKIDIFTPKFELPFAGHPTIGTALFLQPQGVKTMIAKAGRLDLQFENGSARALIPHDVKLHKERLPKHEIEAGWDDKLAKVAAADEGAPLFSIVNGMTFALVELPSLELLGAAKVGAMTYIDGNLQDDGWKHDFDSRRYYYTLLEGETSSDGKHVQNLRTRLVKRNMEDPATGSAACALSCYLALHKLSATSIRFNITQGVEMGRESLIVVDVEVETDGAGERKVKSVHLSGTAVEVMKGTVRVPQ